One segment of Thermosynechococcus sp. HN-54 DNA contains the following:
- a CDS encoding N-acetylmuramoyl-L-alanine amidase — MTSAVAQGSLQVVYPPREHTTSAPQIFFIGTAPPQVVVTLNGRVVGDRSPAGHFAPSIPLQPGLNRLTLQAGDQRLDFAITRTVPQVPTTLQPLEPTADLVRLPNEIVCFTAAAPRDRAVQVQVGQRILPLKPLPLQVQLPSNLAALIQQADVTTPQPPLYRNCLQLTQVGDYGSIQWQLETQRQVGARIRVAEPTQLPVVEVTRSLGGVARTGPSTDYSRLTPLPVGTRARVRGQTGDWLHLDYGGWIRANEVRFLSSALPTTATIRSITSRQLAGWTEIRFPLDVPVPISIQQGDRQFTLTLHNTIPQTDIIRLDADPVIQRLDWYPLDQERVEYRFTLHHRQQWGYRVAYEGNRLVLQLRHPPQLQRGSRPLAGIKILLDPGHGGPEDLGARGPDGTPEKVVTLALAKRLAPELERLGAAVILTRTEDIDLDLPDRILAIESAQPTLALSLHYNALPDGGDARNTQGIGTFWYHPQSHDLALFLEGYLSRQLRRQRYGVFWNNLALTRPTIAPAVLLELGFMIHPEEFEWIVNPQAQAELARTLAQGILEWLQQATSD; from the coding sequence ATGACATCAGCAGTAGCCCAAGGTTCTCTACAAGTGGTTTATCCGCCGCGAGAGCACACGACTAGTGCACCCCAGATTTTCTTTATTGGTACCGCACCGCCGCAAGTTGTCGTTACCCTCAATGGGCGGGTGGTTGGCGATCGCTCCCCCGCGGGACACTTTGCCCCCAGTATTCCCCTGCAACCCGGATTGAATCGCCTCACCCTCCAAGCAGGGGATCAGCGCCTTGACTTTGCCATTACCCGCACTGTGCCCCAAGTACCGACCACACTACAACCCCTAGAGCCAACGGCCGATTTAGTGCGCCTGCCCAATGAAATTGTTTGCTTTACCGCTGCCGCCCCCCGCGATCGCGCCGTTCAAGTCCAAGTCGGTCAGCGTATTCTGCCCCTAAAACCCCTACCGCTCCAAGTGCAACTGCCCTCTAATCTGGCTGCGCTGATTCAGCAAGCGGATGTGACGACTCCTCAGCCGCCTCTCTACCGCAACTGCCTCCAACTGACCCAAGTGGGCGACTATGGTTCGATTCAGTGGCAATTGGAAACTCAACGCCAAGTAGGTGCGCGCATTCGTGTGGCTGAGCCGACGCAATTACCCGTTGTTGAGGTCACCCGCTCCCTTGGGGGGGTGGCACGCACGGGCCCTAGCACCGATTATTCGCGGCTGACACCACTGCCAGTGGGAACGCGAGCACGGGTACGCGGACAGACGGGGGATTGGCTGCATTTAGACTATGGGGGTTGGATCCGCGCCAATGAAGTGCGCTTCCTCTCCAGTGCTCTGCCGACAACGGCCACCATCCGCAGTATTACCAGCCGCCAGCTTGCCGGTTGGACAGAAATTCGCTTTCCTTTGGATGTGCCGGTGCCCATTTCGATTCAGCAGGGCGATCGCCAGTTCACGCTGACGCTCCATAACACCATTCCCCAAACGGATATTATTCGTCTCGACGCCGATCCAGTCATCCAACGCCTTGATTGGTATCCCCTTGATCAAGAACGGGTGGAGTATCGTTTTACGCTTCATCATCGCCAACAGTGGGGCTACCGCGTCGCCTATGAGGGCAATCGGCTAGTGCTGCAACTGCGTCATCCACCGCAACTCCAACGGGGGTCACGCCCCTTAGCAGGTATCAAAATTCTCCTTGATCCCGGTCATGGCGGACCTGAGGACTTGGGGGCACGCGGCCCAGATGGCACACCAGAAAAGGTCGTCACCTTGGCACTGGCGAAAAGGCTGGCACCCGAGCTAGAACGCCTTGGGGCAGCGGTCATTTTGACGCGCACAGAGGATATTGATCTGGACTTGCCCGATCGCATTCTTGCCATTGAATCAGCACAGCCTACTCTTGCCCTGAGCTTGCACTACAATGCCCTTCCCGATGGAGGTGATGCCCGCAACACGCAAGGGATCGGCACGTTTTGGTATCACCCCCAAAGCCATGATCTGGCTCTTTTCCTTGAGGGTTATTTGAGTCGGCAACTGCGGCGGCAGCGGTACGGTGTGTTTTGGAATAATCTTGCCCTGACTCGTCCGACAATTGCCCCTGCGGTCCTGCTGGAACTGGGCTTCATGATTCACCCCGAAGAGTTTGAGTGGATTGTCAACCCCCAAGCCCAAGCCGAGCTTGCCCGTACCTTGGCTCAAGGCATTCTGGAATGGTTGCAGCAGGCCACGTCGGACTAA
- the rfaE1 gene encoding D-glycero-beta-D-manno-heptose-7-phosphate kinase, with amino-acid sequence MLPPDLRQQLQLSQGRLLHLLESFPSARVLVVGDLTLDEFLTGQVERLSREAPVLILRHEFTRQVPGGGANAIYNLAKLGAQVQAVGLVGEDPQGQALCEIFQAAGIDTQGIFRDRDRPTVTKTRISGHARQSVTQQIVRVDRKSDDLPAPALQEALATFIRQQVGTADAVVCSDYGDGVFTPPVIAAALEHERTIVDTQRDLARYRGAFLFTPNLPEAEAAVGYPIRTEAEVLRAGEDLLELTAAKYILITRGDAGMSLFSREAAPYHLPAFNRTDVFDVTGAGDTVVAALTLALVAGASLWEAAVLGNLAASIVVRRFGTATTSTAEMAAALHHLLED; translated from the coding sequence ATGTTACCACCCGACCTGCGACAGCAATTGCAATTATCCCAAGGGCGACTCCTGCATCTTCTAGAGTCCTTTCCTTCAGCACGGGTACTGGTGGTGGGAGATCTCACCCTTGATGAGTTTCTCACGGGTCAGGTGGAGCGCCTCTCGCGCGAAGCCCCTGTTCTCATTTTGCGCCATGAATTTACCCGCCAAGTTCCGGGGGGCGGTGCCAATGCCATCTACAATTTGGCCAAGTTGGGTGCTCAAGTGCAGGCGGTTGGTCTGGTGGGTGAGGATCCTCAAGGTCAAGCTCTGTGTGAGATTTTTCAAGCGGCTGGAATTGATACTCAAGGAATTTTCAGGGATCGCGATCGCCCCACCGTGACGAAAACCCGTATTTCTGGCCATGCCCGCCAGTCGGTGACGCAGCAAATTGTGCGGGTGGATCGCAAGTCCGATGATCTGCCTGCCCCGGCGCTCCAAGAGGCGTTAGCGACCTTTATTCGTCAGCAGGTGGGGACTGCCGATGCCGTGGTTTGTTCGGACTATGGGGATGGCGTCTTTACCCCCCCTGTGATTGCGGCTGCCCTAGAGCATGAGCGGACAATTGTGGATACCCAACGGGATTTAGCCCGTTATCGCGGTGCCTTCTTGTTTACTCCCAACCTGCCAGAAGCAGAGGCAGCGGTGGGCTATCCGATTCGCACGGAGGCCGAGGTACTGCGAGCTGGGGAAGATTTGCTGGAGTTGACAGCAGCAAAATACATCCTGATTACGCGAGGGGATGCGGGGATGAGTCTGTTTAGCCGTGAAGCTGCGCCCTACCATTTACCCGCCTTTAACCGCACGGATGTCTTTGATGTGACTGGGGCAGGCGATACGGTTGTGGCTGCTTTAACCCTTGCCCTTGTGGCGGGTGCGAGTCTTTGGGAGGCAGCTGTTTTAGGAAACTTGGCTGCCAGTATTGTGGTGCGCCGCTTTGGTACCGCGACAACCTCCACGGCAGAGATGGCGGCAGCCCTGCATCATTTGCTAGAAGATTAG
- the glmM gene encoding phosphoglucosamine mutase — translation MTGQQPIRFGTDGIRGRAGELLTPNLALSLGYWVGEVLRQTTDTPHRPFIIGQDSRNSSDMLATALAAGLTAAGFEVWNVGLCPTPCIAYLTATTEAIGGAMISASHNPPADNGIKIFGSDGSKLSSDLQKQIEAHLNAGLSLPSTQQWGHLRHRPELLQRYRHAVQAPLQDRQPLRGLRVVLDLAWGSAVAVAPTVFHALGAEVIALHDRADGDRINVNCGSTHLDPLQQAVRETRAAMGFAFDGDADRVLAVDSQGRVVDGDHILYFWGQKLQSQAQLPKDMIVATVMSNLGFERAWQARGGQLVRAAVGDQYVHAEMLRHGAMLGGEQSGHILCRHYGVGGDGLLTAVHLATLVQDSRLSLAQLRDQSFTAYPQILRNVRVEDRKRRLHWQECEPLQQMITKAQLDMGDRGRVLVRASGTEPVIRVMVEAEQQNVADYWTETLVQMVTVHLAA, via the coding sequence ATGACTGGGCAGCAGCCGATTCGGTTTGGTACCGATGGCATTCGCGGACGTGCGGGAGAGTTACTAACCCCCAACTTGGCTTTGAGCTTGGGATATTGGGTGGGAGAAGTCCTACGGCAAACGACGGATACCCCCCACCGTCCCTTTATTATTGGCCAAGATTCTCGCAACTCCAGTGATATGTTGGCCACAGCCTTGGCCGCAGGGCTAACCGCCGCTGGTTTTGAGGTGTGGAATGTGGGCTTGTGTCCGACGCCCTGTATTGCCTACTTGACCGCCACCACAGAGGCGATTGGCGGTGCCATGATTTCCGCGAGTCACAATCCCCCCGCCGATAACGGCATTAAAATTTTTGGCAGTGATGGCAGCAAGCTCAGCTCTGATCTGCAAAAACAAATTGAAGCCCACCTAAATGCTGGACTCTCCCTCCCCTCTACCCAACAGTGGGGACATTTGCGCCATCGTCCGGAACTGCTCCAGCGTTATCGCCATGCGGTGCAAGCCCCCCTTCAGGATCGTCAACCGCTGCGGGGACTGCGGGTGGTGTTGGATTTGGCTTGGGGGTCTGCGGTAGCGGTGGCACCGACGGTGTTCCATGCCCTAGGGGCTGAGGTGATTGCCCTTCACGATCGCGCCGATGGCGATCGCATCAATGTGAACTGTGGCTCCACCCATCTGGACCCCCTGCAGCAGGCGGTGCGTGAAACTCGGGCAGCCATGGGGTTTGCTTTTGATGGCGATGCCGATCGCGTGCTAGCGGTAGATAGTCAAGGGCGGGTCGTGGATGGTGACCACATCCTCTATTTCTGGGGGCAAAAGCTCCAGTCGCAGGCACAACTGCCCAAGGACATGATTGTGGCCACTGTGATGTCTAATCTTGGTTTTGAGCGGGCGTGGCAAGCGCGGGGAGGACAACTGGTGCGGGCTGCTGTGGGCGATCAATACGTCCATGCGGAAATGCTGCGCCACGGCGCCATGCTGGGGGGAGAACAGTCCGGACACATCCTCTGCCGTCACTATGGTGTGGGTGGTGATGGCCTGCTCACAGCCGTTCACTTAGCGACCCTAGTTCAGGATTCCCGTCTATCCCTAGCACAATTGCGAGACCAAAGTTTTACCGCCTATCCGCAAATTCTCCGCAATGTCCGTGTTGAAGATCGAAAGCGACGACTCCACTGGCAAGAATGTGAGCCTCTGCAACAGATGATTACCAAAGCCCAGCTGGATATGGGCGATCGCGGGCGAGTCTTGGTGCGTGCCTCTGGGACAGAACCCGTTATCCGCGTCATGGTGGAAGCCGAGCAGCAAAATGTTGCCGATTATTGGACAGAAACCCTCGTGCAAATGGTGACCGTTCATTTAGCGGCCTAG
- a CDS encoding methylenetetrahydrofolate reductase encodes MPSRALAISLSVSRFQAACEQGEFLITAEVCPPKGRDASTMLRQAAHLKGRVHAVNVTDGSRAVLRMSSWAAAYLLQQQGFEPICQMACRDRNRIALQADLMGIAALGLHNILALTGDPVKSGDHPQAKPVFDLESVRLLRMIGQLNQGVDSEDRPLPDGATQFFAGAAVDPQSASWSGLQQRFERKLAAGAQFFQTQLITDFDRLAKFMDQIAAGCGRPILAGIFLLKSAKNAMFINRAVPGALIPQHLIDRLAAATDPLDEGITIAAEQVQQARELCQGVHLMAVRREDLIPEILDRAGIAPLSASPVPLAKTPHSP; translated from the coding sequence TTGCCTAGTCGCGCTCTAGCCATTTCCTTGTCAGTCTCGCGTTTTCAAGCTGCCTGTGAGCAGGGTGAGTTTCTCATCACCGCAGAGGTGTGCCCCCCTAAGGGTAGAGATGCCAGTACAATGTTGCGCCAAGCAGCCCATCTCAAGGGGCGAGTTCATGCTGTCAATGTCACCGATGGCAGTCGCGCCGTGTTGCGCATGAGTTCTTGGGCAGCCGCTTATTTGTTGCAACAGCAGGGGTTTGAACCCATTTGTCAAATGGCCTGTCGCGATCGCAACCGCATTGCCCTACAGGCGGATCTCATGGGCATTGCCGCTCTAGGTTTACACAACATTTTGGCACTCACGGGAGACCCCGTCAAATCCGGTGATCATCCCCAAGCCAAGCCTGTCTTTGATTTGGAGTCCGTACGGCTACTGCGCATGATTGGCCAGCTGAATCAAGGGGTGGATAGCGAGGATCGTCCCTTACCCGATGGAGCCACTCAATTTTTTGCCGGCGCTGCCGTTGATCCCCAGTCTGCCAGTTGGTCAGGCCTGCAACAACGCTTTGAACGCAAATTGGCTGCGGGTGCCCAGTTTTTCCAAACGCAGTTGATTACAGATTTCGATCGGCTAGCCAAGTTTATGGATCAGATTGCGGCGGGCTGTGGTCGGCCGATTCTGGCGGGAATTTTTCTTCTCAAGTCTGCTAAAAATGCCATGTTTATCAACCGCGCCGTGCCGGGGGCACTCATTCCCCAGCACCTTATTGATCGCCTTGCAGCGGCGACTGATCCCTTGGATGAAGGGATTACGATTGCGGCTGAGCAGGTACAACAGGCGCGGGAACTCTGTCAGGGGGTGCACTTAATGGCGGTGCGCCGTGAAGATTTGATTCCTGAAATTCTTGACCGAGCGGGGATTGCCCCCCTTAGCGCGTCACCTGTACCCCTCGCCAAAACGCCACATAGCCCTTGA
- a CDS encoding DUF427 domain-containing protein, translated as MAKAVWKGATLAESDRYEVVEGNVYFPPEALNSAYFQPSDTHTVCGWKGTASYYHVVVNGEVNRDAAWYYPDPKPAAANIKGYVAFWRGVQVTR; from the coding sequence ATGGCAAAAGCAGTTTGGAAAGGCGCGACCTTGGCCGAGAGCGATCGCTACGAAGTGGTCGAAGGCAATGTTTATTTTCCGCCCGAGGCACTCAATTCGGCGTATTTTCAGCCCAGCGATACCCACACAGTTTGTGGTTGGAAAGGCACAGCTAGCTACTACCACGTTGTTGTCAATGGTGAAGTGAATCGTGATGCTGCATGGTACTACCCTGATCCCAAGCCTGCGGCGGCAAATATCAAGGGCTATGTGGCGTTTTGGCGAGGGGTACAGGTGACGCGCTAA
- a CDS encoding ABC transporter ATP-binding protein: MLDQPLICLQHISKVYGQGETEVHALKDVNLQIQRGEYCAIMGASGSGKSTMMNIIGCLDRPTSGRYFLDGQDVACLSDDELAHIRNAKIGFVFQQFYLLGQLTALENVMLPMVYAQVPPKERRDRAVAALEQVGLGHRLDNRPTQLSGGQQQRVAIARAIVNQPLLLLADEPTGALDSHTTAEILAIFGQLNEAGMTVIMVTHEADVAAVTHRIIQFRDGQIRADRPNVPSPLTAPVLS, translated from the coding sequence ATGCTCGATCAGCCACTCATTTGCCTACAACACATTTCTAAGGTTTACGGCCAGGGGGAAACCGAAGTTCACGCCCTCAAGGATGTGAATCTACAAATTCAGCGAGGGGAGTACTGTGCAATTATGGGGGCTTCGGGGTCAGGAAAGTCCACAATGATGAATATTATTGGCTGTTTGGATCGTCCAACCTCTGGCCGCTACTTTCTCGATGGGCAGGATGTGGCGTGTCTCAGCGATGATGAACTTGCCCATATTCGCAATGCCAAGATTGGCTTTGTCTTTCAACAGTTCTACCTGCTAGGGCAACTAACGGCACTGGAAAATGTGATGCTGCCCATGGTCTATGCCCAAGTGCCCCCCAAGGAACGGCGCGATCGCGCTGTGGCAGCATTGGAACAGGTGGGCTTGGGTCACCGCCTTGACAATCGTCCCACTCAACTGTCGGGAGGACAGCAACAACGGGTGGCGATCGCCCGCGCCATTGTCAATCAGCCCCTACTGCTCCTCGCCGATGAACCCACGGGTGCCCTCGATAGCCATACCACTGCGGAAATTCTGGCTATTTTTGGGCAACTCAATGAGGCTGGAATGACGGTAATTATGGTGACCCATGAAGCCGATGTGGCGGCTGTCACCCACCGCATTATTCAGTTTCGCGATGGTCAAATTCGTGCCGATCGCCCCAATGTGCCTAGCCCGCTGACGGCACCTGTTTTATCTTAA
- a CDS encoding polysaccharide biosynthesis/export family protein — translation MPKLHNTVITLAIASGLTLGATLMAPRSATAQPMPVSASSYSFTSINPLQDYLLGAGDVLFIEVVNLPSTVTNQRQFSVNLDGSLTLPLAGRVMVGGLTLPQAEQVILKAYSKVMRFPAVTVTLQTPRPMKILVAGEVTRPGSYIVPFTSVSTSAPGIGLSGGLTWPRLSQVLAQSGGITQEADIRNIEVRRQLGNGQTAVTRINLWEMIQSGEANQDITLRSDDVIVVPKAKEINAAEAVRVASATFSPQVIRVQVVGEVARPGFVEVPANATLTQGIGAAGGFNVQRANMSRVTLVRLNRDGTVSRRRIPFSLAAQPNANNNPVLQQGDVIVVERSGLTQVGDTIGNALRPLGALGTLGFFINLFD, via the coding sequence TTGCCAAAGCTACACAACACCGTCATCACGCTGGCGATCGCTAGTGGATTGACCCTTGGGGCAACACTGATGGCACCCCGCTCGGCCACTGCTCAGCCGATGCCCGTCAGCGCAAGCTCCTATAGTTTTACCAGCATTAACCCCCTTCAGGACTATCTTTTGGGTGCAGGGGATGTACTTTTCATTGAGGTTGTCAACCTTCCCTCAACAGTCACTAATCAACGACAATTTAGTGTTAATCTTGATGGCTCATTAACTTTACCTTTGGCAGGGCGCGTCATGGTGGGCGGCTTAACCCTACCCCAAGCAGAGCAGGTCATTCTCAAGGCCTATAGTAAGGTCATGCGCTTTCCAGCAGTGACTGTTACATTACAAACCCCGCGCCCCATGAAGATTCTGGTGGCGGGTGAAGTCACCCGTCCAGGGTCTTACATTGTCCCTTTTACTTCTGTGTCAACTTCTGCCCCTGGTATTGGCCTCTCAGGTGGATTAACATGGCCTCGTCTTAGCCAAGTACTGGCTCAAAGCGGTGGAATTACCCAAGAGGCCGATATTCGCAACATTGAGGTACGCCGTCAACTGGGAAATGGCCAAACAGCCGTAACCAGAATTAATCTTTGGGAGATGATTCAATCGGGGGAGGCGAACCAAGATATTACACTGCGCAGTGATGATGTGATTGTGGTGCCCAAGGCGAAGGAAATCAATGCGGCTGAAGCAGTACGGGTTGCCTCTGCAACGTTTTCGCCGCAGGTGATCCGAGTGCAGGTTGTCGGGGAAGTGGCGCGACCGGGTTTTGTCGAAGTGCCAGCCAATGCCACGCTTACTCAAGGAATTGGGGCGGCTGGCGGATTTAATGTGCAACGTGCCAATATGTCTAGGGTAACGCTGGTGCGACTCAATCGGGATGGCACGGTCAGTCGGCGACGGATTCCCTTTAGCTTGGCGGCTCAACCCAATGCAAATAATAATCCTGTGTTGCAACAGGGGGATGTGATTGTTGTCGAACGGTCAGGGCTGACGCAGGTGGGAGACACGATTGGCAATGCGTTACGGCCTTTGGGGGCATTGGGAACCCTAGGATTCTTTATCAATCTATTCGACTAG
- a CDS encoding polysaccharide biosynthesis tyrosine autokinase, whose amino-acid sequence MSLPQKVPNLRVVDRQRNPLRFSTTKSSQKGGLQAFSDRCRRRWRLLSGTALLSFLVMGGYVLWQPQMYEAYFRLLMEPVSEAQPPPTPNPRGGIAGTLPPESLPAPPPTPLPQVDVGSQILVLESDKILAPIAQKLQRQYPHLTTRVLAEHLEIRPVVSSATEQLLTQTKVLEVAYRDRQPEIVTAVLRAVAEAFVDYSQRDRQEQLNRTLEQLDKDINQHLTELEQLQQQLQASQPAGTSLQPSEQLRFLTEQYRKIHSLRQAARLKAVEAYGRFQGLQEQLKMTPAEALAAANLSTSPAYQQQLARIQELDQEIAKNLAIFREGTPVIQALEEQRRVLVEQLQAIASQVIGEQYQVDNPTALGFQGTVSQTLITNYITAWIEYENQRRYDAELAAPQAAVAQQLQQLSSQLPAIDRLENRIRTANLSLEMLNQARQAVQLQLAQNNFAWQVLTDLENPAVQPTFPRLLLLVVGAIASLLLGVLAIYLADAAANTFVSPAQVEDTLGLPLLGTIPKATPQTNLRLERVVKGNSGLWQVTQVLPSVGEWVKFQETFHHLVANLQAVGLGHSLAVISALPADGRTTIALNLALAAAGTGQRVLLIDGDLRRPQIHRYLGLTNEQGLADWLVQRRYWYSVAQARQGLAILTAGELRQQPMRFLSQDTLKQFMAHLKNYFDLVIVDTPPLANFADAKLWSGLVDQTLVVVNLQAPQQPVRLALADYSLGNAGALGVVVNLGLR is encoded by the coding sequence ATGTCCCTCCCACAAAAGGTACCCAATTTACGGGTCGTTGATCGCCAGCGAAATCCACTGCGGTTCAGCACCACCAAGAGTTCTCAAAAGGGTGGGCTGCAAGCTTTTAGCGATCGCTGTCGGCGACGGTGGCGACTGCTCTCTGGCACAGCCTTACTGTCATTTTTGGTCATGGGGGGGTATGTCCTCTGGCAACCCCAAATGTATGAGGCTTATTTTCGCCTCTTGATGGAGCCGGTGAGTGAAGCACAGCCTCCGCCAACGCCGAACCCGCGTGGTGGTATTGCAGGTACGCTCCCTCCGGAGTCTCTGCCGGCTCCACCGCCAACCCCACTGCCTCAAGTGGATGTGGGGTCACAGATTCTGGTTCTGGAAAGTGACAAAATCCTAGCCCCTATTGCCCAGAAACTGCAACGGCAGTATCCCCATTTGACCACACGGGTCTTGGCCGAGCATCTGGAAATTCGGCCAGTGGTTAGTTCCGCCACAGAGCAACTGCTGACACAAACAAAAGTGCTAGAAGTGGCCTATCGCGATCGCCAGCCAGAAATCGTGACCGCAGTATTAAGGGCCGTGGCAGAGGCATTTGTTGACTACAGTCAGCGCGATCGCCAAGAACAACTCAATCGCACCCTAGAGCAACTGGACAAAGACATCAATCAGCACCTTACAGAATTAGAGCAACTCCAGCAGCAACTCCAAGCGAGCCAACCCGCAGGCACCAGCCTACAACCCTCAGAACAACTGCGCTTTTTGACAGAACAGTATCGTAAAATCCACAGTCTTCGCCAAGCGGCTCGCCTCAAGGCCGTGGAGGCCTATGGTCGTTTTCAAGGCCTGCAGGAACAACTGAAGATGACGCCAGCCGAGGCTCTAGCGGCAGCCAATTTGAGTACCTCTCCCGCTTATCAGCAACAACTGGCACGCATTCAAGAACTGGATCAAGAAATTGCCAAGAATCTAGCCATTTTTCGGGAAGGGACACCCGTCATCCAAGCCCTAGAGGAACAGCGGCGCGTCTTGGTGGAGCAATTGCAGGCGATCGCCAGCCAAGTGATTGGTGAGCAGTATCAAGTGGACAACCCCACGGCTCTAGGCTTTCAAGGAACAGTGTCACAAACGCTGATTACCAACTACATTACGGCGTGGATTGAATACGAAAACCAGCGGCGCTATGATGCTGAGCTTGCTGCCCCCCAAGCGGCGGTTGCCCAACAATTACAACAACTGAGTAGCCAACTTCCCGCCATCGATCGCCTTGAAAATCGGATTCGGACAGCCAATCTCTCCCTCGAGATGCTCAATCAAGCGCGGCAAGCCGTGCAACTGCAACTAGCGCAGAACAATTTTGCTTGGCAAGTATTGACGGATCTAGAGAATCCCGCTGTCCAACCCACCTTTCCCCGCTTACTGCTGTTGGTAGTGGGGGCGATCGCCAGCCTTTTGTTGGGGGTTCTGGCTATTTATTTAGCAGATGCTGCCGCCAATACGTTTGTCAGTCCAGCCCAAGTGGAAGATACCCTCGGTTTGCCCCTCCTCGGCACAATTCCCAAGGCAACTCCCCAAACCAATCTCCGCTTAGAGCGCGTGGTGAAGGGCAATTCAGGGCTGTGGCAGGTGACCCAAGTCCTACCCTCTGTCGGGGAATGGGTGAAGTTTCAGGAAACCTTTCACCATCTGGTGGCCAACCTCCAGGCAGTGGGTCTAGGTCATTCATTGGCAGTCATTTCAGCCCTACCCGCCGATGGACGGACAACAATTGCCCTCAATCTTGCCCTTGCCGCTGCCGGCACGGGTCAGCGCGTTCTGCTCATTGATGGGGATTTGCGGCGACCTCAGATTCACCGCTATCTCGGACTCACAAATGAACAGGGCTTGGCGGATTGGTTAGTTCAGCGGCGGTACTGGTACAGCGTTGCGCAAGCGAGGCAAGGCCTTGCGATTTTAACCGCCGGCGAGTTGCGGCAGCAGCCAATGCGATTCCTCAGCCAAGACACCCTCAAACAGTTCATGGCGCACCTCAAAAACTACTTTGATCTGGTGATTGTGGATACCCCACCCTTGGCCAACTTTGCTGATGCCAAACTCTGGTCTGGTCTAGTGGATCAGACACTCGTGGTCGTTAATTTGCAGGCACCCCAGCAACCTGTGCGCCTAGCCTTGGCAGATTACAGTTTGGGAAATGCCGGTGCCCTAGGGGTTGTGGTCAATCTTGGCTTAAGGTAG
- a CDS encoding RuBisCO accumulation factor 1: protein MSQEQDALTTEVIQRLRRKEGTWQDWGAGCQQLQKQGLSPQAIFEATGIEPIHQNQLIIALQVSQSLREAPEPVRAYFQTRGSDLLYELRVLSASDRLAAATLIVEKQLDVTAVHEVCRALKVVSYQKDDSEGFGDSVGDRIGRYYWQLARQQRDLAQRSRLIAQGFRFVESTTGRQALEKLLTDFTVVPAASQPRLPLYRLDSAEDLPYLVPVAGTAPLTAAAFNQVPQLTSTGAFQLVSVPQPMSLVALPSWQVLLNALDPVAVLWPVADLPTELPPTPEGLPIEQVLLIVDRGLQEWDRDRYLLISPAPGDTVRLAWFPEPPTTPILGQLLLVLRPPQVLDESINKELWFFEE, encoded by the coding sequence ATGAGTCAAGAACAGGATGCTCTGACAACGGAAGTGATTCAACGCCTACGTCGCAAAGAGGGAACTTGGCAAGATTGGGGAGCAGGATGCCAGCAACTACAAAAACAGGGGCTATCTCCCCAAGCGATTTTTGAGGCAACTGGGATTGAACCGATCCACCAAAATCAACTCATCATTGCCCTGCAAGTGAGCCAGAGCCTGCGGGAGGCACCGGAACCTGTGCGTGCCTATTTTCAAACGCGCGGCAGTGATCTGCTCTATGAACTGCGGGTGTTGTCGGCGAGCGATCGCCTTGCAGCAGCAACCCTCATTGTCGAGAAACAACTGGATGTCACTGCCGTTCATGAGGTGTGTCGTGCCCTCAAGGTGGTGAGCTATCAAAAGGATGACAGTGAAGGTTTTGGTGACAGCGTCGGCGATCGCATTGGTCGCTATTATTGGCAACTGGCGCGGCAGCAACGAGATCTCGCTCAGCGATCGCGCCTCATTGCCCAGGGCTTTCGCTTTGTTGAATCCACCACAGGTCGCCAAGCGCTTGAAAAGCTGCTAACGGACTTTACCGTTGTCCCCGCTGCTAGCCAACCCCGACTCCCCCTTTACCGCTTGGATTCCGCTGAAGACTTGCCCTACCTCGTTCCCGTCGCAGGAACAGCCCCCCTCACTGCCGCAGCCTTTAATCAAGTACCCCAGTTAACTTCTACAGGCGCCTTTCAACTAGTCTCTGTCCCCCAACCCATGAGCCTAGTGGCTCTCCCCAGTTGGCAGGTTCTCCTGAATGCCCTTGATCCAGTGGCGGTGCTTTGGCCGGTGGCAGACTTACCCACAGAATTACCGCCAACGCCTGAGGGACTCCCCATTGAACAGGTGCTCCTGATTGTGGATCGTGGTCTTCAAGAATGGGATCGCGATCGCTATCTCCTGATTAGCCCTGCCCCCGGCGACACTGTCCGACTCGCTTGGTTTCCTGAACCGCCAACAACCCCAATTCTCGGCCAACTGCTGCTTGTCCTGCGCCCCCCCCAAGTGTTAGATGAGAGTATTAACAAAGAACTATGGTTCTTTGAGGAATAA